The proteins below are encoded in one region of Borrelia duttonii Ly:
- a CDS encoding periplasmic-type flagellar collar protein FlbB — MNNYLLFLFRFFLWLFLVIFFLGLSFFLTDLFGIYHTRDYLPKYIRTLFFKDDEQLLDYTHISLDEIRMIKEKEAIYIKSQQVEKLREELKKREDNLNKLEAELNQKQKDLDLKQKLIDDIVNKYRDEDANFAQAALYLINMPPEDAVKRIEELNDEIAISYMRKVEDIAKKEGRASIVPYWLSLMDSKKAAVLIRKMSVSALE, encoded by the coding sequence ATGAATAATTATTTGTTATTTTTATTTAGATTTTTTTTGTGGTTATTTTTGGTTATTTTTTTCTTAGGACTTTCTTTTTTTTTAACAGATTTATTTGGTATATATCATACTAGAGACTATTTGCCCAAGTATATTAGAACTTTATTTTTTAAAGATGATGAGCAGTTACTTGATTATACACATATTAGTCTTGATGAGATTAGGATGATAAAAGAAAAAGAGGCCATTTATATTAAGAGTCAACAAGTTGAAAAATTGAGAGAAGAATTAAAGAAAAGGGAAGATAATTTAAATAAATTGGAAGCGGAACTTAATCAAAAACAAAAAGATTTGGATTTAAAACAAAAGTTAATTGATGATATTGTTAACAAGTATAGAGATGAGGATGCAAATTTTGCACAGGCTGCTTTATATTTGATTAATATGCCACCAGAAGATGCAGTTAAAAGAATTGAAGAACTTAATGATGAGATTGCTATATCTTATATGCGTAAAGTAGAAGATATAGCCAAAAAAGAAGGACGAGCATCTATTGTGCCTTATTGGTTGTCTCTTATGGATTCTAAGAAGGCTGCTGTATTGATTAGAAAAATGTCTGTTAGTGCATTGGAGTAA